Proteins encoded by one window of Mycolicibacterium sp. ND9-15:
- a CDS encoding DUF3558 domain-containing protein, translating into MVAKLRLLSVLCALVAAVIVVWHTNPAGAPRVDAEDIPMTNVTTSIKWPVVETTDPSPFNPCKQIPLEAVQAIGLMYTPPTPEDQLRCRYDAGNYQLAVEAIVWRTYEQTLPADAVQLDIDGHRAAQYWIMKPTDWNNRWWITCMIAFDTSYGVLQQSLFYSPIYSEPDPDCMQTNLQRAHELIPHYVF; encoded by the coding sequence ATGGTCGCCAAGCTGCGCCTGCTCTCGGTGCTGTGCGCGCTGGTTGCCGCGGTGATCGTGGTGTGGCACACCAATCCGGCGGGTGCCCCGCGCGTGGATGCCGAAGACATCCCGATGACCAACGTCACCACGTCGATCAAGTGGCCCGTCGTCGAGACGACCGACCCGTCACCGTTCAACCCGTGCAAGCAGATTCCGCTCGAAGCGGTGCAGGCCATCGGGCTGATGTACACACCGCCGACGCCCGAGGATCAGCTGCGCTGCAGGTACGACGCGGGGAACTATCAGTTGGCCGTCGAGGCGATCGTCTGGCGCACTTACGAGCAGACCCTGCCCGCCGACGCGGTGCAACTCGACATCGACGGGCACCGCGCGGCGCAGTACTGGATCATGAAACCCACAGACTGGAACAACCGCTGGTGGATCACCTGCATGATCGCCTTCGACACCAGCTACGGCGTACTGCAACAGTCGCTGTTCTACTCGCCGATCTACTCCGAGCCGGACCCCGACTGCATGCAGACCAACCTCCAACGCGCCCACGAGCTGATTCCGCACTACGTGTTCTGA
- a CDS encoding DUF2277 domain-containing protein: MCRNITELRGLEPAATDEEVEAAASQYIRKVSGITRPTAAHAEAFEAAVAEVTATTRRLLSALPPRREPPKTVPPMRRPEVRARLKTGPAAKAT; encoded by the coding sequence ATGTGCCGAAACATCACCGAGCTACGTGGGCTGGAGCCGGCGGCCACCGACGAGGAGGTCGAGGCCGCCGCTTCCCAGTACATCCGCAAGGTCAGCGGTATCACCCGACCGACCGCCGCCCACGCCGAGGCCTTCGAAGCGGCCGTCGCCGAGGTCACCGCCACGACTCGGCGGTTGCTGTCCGCGCTGCCGCCACGGCGTGAGCCGCCCAAGACGGTTCCGCCGATGCGCCGGCCCGAGGTGCGGGCCCGCCTGAAAACCGGGCCGGCAGCCAAGGCGACATAG
- a CDS encoding CocE/NonD family hydrolase, giving the protein MTASSVAAQPASRSRVKKFTGRAVSRLLRLPPHTTDFTVSKVRVPMRDGVELRAHHYAPTTSDPAGTLLVRGPYGRDFPFAVLYGRVYAARGYHVVLQSVRGTYGSGGEFDPMVNEIADGADTVEWLRDQEWFTGSFGTIGLSYLGFTQWALLTDPPPEMKAAVITVGPHDVSGPRWGHGSFALSDFLGWSHLVAHQEDPNRLRALVRKARSGRRLARAMHRLPAGEAGRTLLGRGAPWWESWLDHPEADDPFWNGLNLRGALDTADVPVLLISGWQDLFLEQTITQYRRLSERGVDVGLTVGPWTHLQLMTKAAPTAIRETLDWLGAHLTGAERRRRRPVRIFVTGHGWTDLPDWPPAMPEVVRYLQPGGRLGDAVPPETVSPSTFTYNPAHPTPTVGGRLLSREAGYRKDNGLAQRADVLSFTGDRLPTDLYVVGAPAVELSHSCDNPYNDLFVRVSEVDAKGRSRNVSDGYLSAAPDSGSVRIELDPVAHRFGAGSRIRVLVAGGAHPRFARNLGTGEPLGTGSRLASATHTVHLGDGASRLVLPAGPKAPGAD; this is encoded by the coding sequence GTGACCGCATCCTCCGTAGCCGCCCAGCCGGCATCCCGTTCGAGGGTCAAGAAGTTCACCGGACGCGCCGTGTCACGCCTGCTGCGGCTGCCGCCGCACACCACCGACTTCACGGTCAGCAAGGTCCGCGTGCCGATGCGCGACGGCGTCGAGCTGAGGGCCCACCACTATGCGCCGACGACGTCCGATCCGGCGGGCACCCTGCTGGTCCGCGGCCCCTACGGCCGAGACTTCCCGTTCGCCGTCCTCTACGGTCGCGTCTATGCGGCGCGCGGGTATCACGTCGTTCTGCAAAGCGTGCGCGGTACGTACGGCTCCGGCGGCGAGTTCGATCCGATGGTCAACGAGATCGCCGACGGCGCCGACACTGTCGAGTGGCTGCGCGATCAGGAGTGGTTCACCGGCTCGTTCGGCACGATCGGGCTGTCGTATCTGGGCTTCACCCAGTGGGCGTTGCTCACCGATCCGCCGCCGGAGATGAAGGCCGCCGTCATCACCGTCGGGCCCCACGACGTCAGCGGTCCGCGCTGGGGTCACGGCTCGTTCGCGCTGAGCGACTTCCTCGGCTGGAGCCATCTGGTCGCCCACCAAGAGGATCCGAACAGGTTGCGGGCGTTGGTGCGGAAGGCGCGGTCGGGTCGCCGCCTCGCCCGCGCGATGCACCGCCTGCCCGCCGGCGAAGCGGGCCGCACACTTCTGGGCAGGGGCGCCCCGTGGTGGGAATCCTGGCTCGACCACCCCGAGGCGGACGACCCGTTCTGGAACGGGCTGAACCTCCGCGGCGCGCTGGACACCGCCGACGTGCCGGTACTGCTGATCAGCGGCTGGCAGGACCTGTTCCTCGAGCAGACGATCACCCAGTATCGGCGGCTGAGCGAGCGCGGGGTGGATGTCGGTTTGACCGTCGGCCCCTGGACGCACCTCCAGCTGATGACCAAGGCCGCGCCGACCGCGATCCGCGAAACGCTGGACTGGCTGGGCGCCCATCTAACCGGGGCCGAACGCCGGCGACGCCGGCCGGTTCGGATCTTCGTCACCGGCCACGGTTGGACCGATCTGCCGGACTGGCCACCGGCCATGCCCGAGGTGGTGCGTTACCTGCAACCCGGTGGCCGCCTCGGCGACGCGGTGCCACCGGAGACCGTTTCGCCGTCGACGTTCACCTACAACCCGGCGCATCCGACGCCGACCGTGGGCGGTCGCCTGCTGTCGCGTGAGGCCGGGTACCGGAAGGACAACGGCCTGGCTCAGCGTGCCGACGTACTGAGCTTCACCGGCGATCGGCTACCCACCGACCTGTACGTGGTCGGGGCGCCGGCCGTGGAGCTGTCGCATTCGTGCGACAACCCGTACAACGATCTGTTCGTGCGGGTGAGCGAGGTGGACGCGAAGGGTCGGTCGCGAAATGTCAGCGACGGCTACCTCAGCGCCGCACCGGATTCCGGCTCGGTTCGCATCGAGCTGGACCCGGTCGCGCACCGCTTCGGCGCCGGCTCCCGGATCCGCGTGCTGGTGGCCGGCGGGGCGCACCCGCGGTTCGCCCGCAATCTCGGCACCGGCGAACCGCTCGGCACGGGCAGCAGGCTCGCCTCGGCCACCCACACCGTGCACCTCGGCGACGGCGCTTCCAGACTGGTGCTGCCCGCGGGCCCGAAAGCGCCGGGCGCCGACTGA
- a CDS encoding DUF1802 family protein, translating to MTTTLTQPALKEWSAAVRALLDGRQTLLLRKGGIHEKRFAVTASRFLLFPTVAHSHAERVRPEHRDLLDAAAADSSDDAVVIRAGARVIAAIEVNKPDALKDIAPLHIWTDESVRADRLDFRPRHRLTALVVQAYPLAHPLRLARMPEYAGCTSWVQLPVDPDWTSPVHDDATLREIADEVRGLVG from the coding sequence ATGACGACGACGCTGACGCAGCCCGCGCTCAAGGAGTGGAGCGCCGCGGTCCGCGCGCTGCTCGACGGCAGGCAGACCCTGCTGTTGCGCAAGGGCGGCATCCACGAGAAACGATTCGCGGTGACGGCGTCACGTTTCCTGCTGTTCCCGACGGTCGCGCACAGCCACGCCGAACGTGTCCGCCCCGAACACCGCGACCTGCTCGACGCGGCGGCCGCCGACAGCAGCGACGATGCGGTAGTGATCCGCGCCGGCGCCCGGGTCATCGCCGCGATCGAAGTGAACAAGCCTGATGCATTGAAAGACATTGCCCCCCTTCATATCTGGACCGACGAATCGGTGCGTGCCGACCGGCTCGACTTTCGGCCCAGGCATCGGCTCACCGCTCTGGTCGTGCAGGCCTACCCGCTGGCGCACCCGCTGCGACTGGCCCGCATGCCCGAGTACGCGGGCTGCACCAGTTGGGTCCAGTTGCCGGTCGACCCGGATTGGACGTCACCGGTGCACGACGACGCCACGCTGCGCGAAATCGCGGATGAGGTACGCGGTTTGGTGGGCTGA
- a CDS encoding enoyl-CoA hydratase has product MTGPASTDILLVDTRDRVRTLTLNRPQSRNALSVELRRRFYGALGEAQADDDVDVVIVTGADPVFCAGLDLKELGDTTELPDISPKWPPMTKPVIGAINGAAVTGGLEIALYCDVLIASEQARFADTHARVGLLPTWGLSVRLPQKVGIGMARRMSLTGDYLSAEEGLRTGLVTQVVPHSELMPTARQVAASIVGNNQRAVRALLASYHRIDEAQTNEGLWIEAASAREWMRTASGDDIAANREAVLQRGRSQVR; this is encoded by the coding sequence ATGACCGGCCCAGCAAGCACAGACATTCTGCTCGTCGACACCCGTGACCGGGTGCGCACGCTGACCCTCAACCGCCCGCAGTCGCGCAACGCGCTGTCGGTCGAACTGCGTAGGCGGTTCTACGGTGCGCTGGGCGAAGCGCAGGCCGATGACGACGTCGACGTCGTCATCGTCACCGGTGCGGACCCGGTGTTCTGCGCGGGTCTGGACCTCAAGGAACTCGGCGACACCACCGAGTTGCCCGACATCTCGCCGAAGTGGCCGCCCATGACCAAACCCGTGATCGGCGCGATCAACGGTGCTGCGGTCACCGGTGGACTCGAGATCGCGCTGTACTGCGATGTGCTGATCGCCTCCGAACAAGCCCGGTTCGCCGACACGCACGCCCGCGTCGGATTGCTCCCGACATGGGGGCTCTCGGTGCGGCTGCCGCAGAAGGTCGGCATAGGTATGGCCCGCCGGATGAGCCTGACCGGGGACTACCTGTCGGCCGAAGAAGGTTTGCGCACTGGACTGGTCACCCAGGTGGTGCCGCATTCCGAGCTGATGCCGACGGCCCGGCAGGTCGCGGCCTCGATCGTCGGCAACAACCAGCGCGCCGTGCGCGCACTGCTCGCGTCGTACCACCGGATCGACGAGGCGCAGACCAATGAGGGGTTGTGGATCGAGGCGGCGTCGGCGCGGGAGTGG